The Candidatus Paceibacterota bacterium sequence AATAATGTCTAATGACTAATGTCCAATGTCCAAACAAGGAACACGTCTGGAATACAAAATACAAAGTCCGAAATCCAAGGTAAGGGCGGAAACAATAGGCCATTTGGCTTTTAAGGGGGAATATCCTATACTATTTTGATGCGTAAAAAGACAAAAATTTCCAGCTTGGCTATCATCGTGGCTTTAACCGCTATTTTTGGAGTAAATCGCTTTGCCCTTGCCTCTGTGACTATGAATATAGGGAAAGATTATGATTATACCGGCAGGGCTCAGATAGAAACTAGCTTGCTGCGCAGTTCTAATAAAGCCGACTTCTACGTTGATAATGAGTTTTATAACAGATTAAATTCTAATGATAAGACCGTTTTAAATGATCGCCTAAACAATTTAGGGGTTGAATTTGATAATCATATTTATCCCGTCTTAGCGCAAACCTATGGTTATACCGGGCGGCTGAGCCAGAGCGGGCAAAAATTAAATGTGGTTATTCATCCTCTGAAGACAGGAGCAGAGGGCTATACCAGGTCAATAGATTTTTTTGATACCGCTCATTTTATTGACTCTAATAATCATTTGACCGTTTATTTGGATTACAATGCTTTGGTTAAACCCTCTACTACCAACTTGGAACTAGCGGCTTTTCTAGCGCATGAATTTACTCACATTGTGAGCTTAGAAACCAAAGATTTTAAATACGGAGTAAGCGAGGATACATGGTTAGCCGAGGCGCGTTCAGAATACAGCGAAACGCTTTTGGGCTATCCTAATATTGACTGGGAGCACAGTTTGTTAAAGCAACGCTTAGCTGATTTTAGCGCTAATAACACTTTGGATTTCATTAATTGGCAGAACAGCTCCCAAAATTACGCTTCGGTGAATTTGTTTACTCAATATTTAGTGGAACATTACGGCATTGCCGTTCTGGCAGATACCCTGCGTACCAATTCCCTCGGAATAGATGCCATCAATATTGCCCTTGCCAGAAATGGCTATTCAGAAAAATTTGCCGATATTTATAGAAATTGGGCTATTGCCAATATTATTAATGATTGCGCGGCAGACCATAATAAATACTGCTATACCGATGACCATTTGGGCGAGTTTGTGCTTATGCCCATTGGTTATTATTTGCCTACAGCTGGCGAAGCTTATATGACAGCCAATAACAATCTTAGCCCTTGGATTATTCACTACCAAAAAATTGCCGGCGGACATGATACTGTAGAATTTGATTTTGAAAAGCCAAGCGCCACAGGCTTGAATAAATTAGTTTACATCGTAGTAAAAAAAGACCAAAGCCGAGAGGTAAAAACTCTTGATTTAACTGGCACGACTAAAGCCTCCCTAAGTCTTTCTGATTTTGGGGATGCTAATGCCTATCTAATCTTAGTGCTCTATAAAGAAGACGGCGTAGGGGATTACAATCTGACTTGGAAAGCCTCTGTTAGCGTGCCGGCAGACCAGAAACAGGCAGCCCTTATTGCCAGCCTTCTAAAGCAAATAGACGCCCTTAAGCAACAGCTAGCCTATTTACTGGCTATTAAATCTGGAAGTAGTACCGTTAATACGCCCACAACAGTTCCGACCAATACTTGCGGCAAGTTTAATACAGACCTTAAGTATGGAATGATGAACAATGCCGATGTCCGTTGCCTTCAACAATTCTTAGCTTCTCAACCGGGGATATATCCTCTCGGCTTAATAACTGGCAATTATTTAACTTACACAGAATTGGCGGTTTCTGATTTTCAAGATGAAAATGGCATTTCGCCCACGGGATATTTTGGTCCGCTTACGAGAGCGGCGGTGAACGGGATGAGGGGATACTAATATACCGGGATAATGTCTAAAGCCCAATGTCTAATGTCCAAACAGGGAGGGGACGGGCTCGAAAGTTTAAAATTTAAATCCGCAGTCCGCCAACTGTCGGAGGCGGATAAAGTCCAAACTACAGTCAGGGTGCAATGGAGAAAATTTAGATACATTCCTTGAGGCAAGAAACCACGAAGGTGGATATTGATTATTGTATGCAAATAGCATACAATTGTATGCAAATAGCATACACCATTTAAATATGTTTAAATTTACTAAAAACGAACAATTGATTTTAGACCTCTTTTTCAAAAAACCAGAAGAGTCTTTTTATGTTAGACAAATGGGGAGGTTATTAAATAAAGAACCTGGAGTTTTTGAGAGAGACCTTAACAGACTATTAGAAGAAAAAATACTTTTATCGCAAAAGATAGGAAATAATGTGTTTTACAGTTTAAATAAAAATTACTTCCTCTTACCGGAACTTAAAAATATTTTTAAAAAAACAGTAGGTATAGAGTACCAGATAAAGTCTTTTGTAAATACTTTTCCAGAAAAAATCAACAAAGCCTTTATTTATGGCTCGGTGGCAGCAAATAAAGAAAATTCCGCAAGTGATATTGACCTTTTTTTAGTGGGAAACATAACAGAGCCTCTTTTATC is a genomic window containing:
- a CDS encoding nucleotidyltransferase domain-containing protein, whose amino-acid sequence is MFKFTKNEQLILDLFFKKPEESFYVRQMGRLLNKEPGVFERDLNRLLEEKILLSQKIGNNVFYSLNKNYFLLPELKNIFKKTVGIEYQIKSFVNTFPEKINKAFIYGSVAANKENSASDIDLFLVGNITEPLLSEKIHSLETTLGREIHYVLMSPEEYKHKKDARDSFLNNIENKPIISLI
- a CDS encoding peptidoglycan-binding domain-containing protein, which gives rise to MRKKTKISSLAIIVALTAIFGVNRFALASVTMNIGKDYDYTGRAQIETSLLRSSNKADFYVDNEFYNRLNSNDKTVLNDRLNNLGVEFDNHIYPVLAQTYGYTGRLSQSGQKLNVVIHPLKTGAEGYTRSIDFFDTAHFIDSNNHLTVYLDYNALVKPSTTNLELAAFLAHEFTHIVSLETKDFKYGVSEDTWLAEARSEYSETLLGYPNIDWEHSLLKQRLADFSANNTLDFINWQNSSQNYASVNLFTQYLVEHYGIAVLADTLRTNSLGIDAINIALARNGYSEKFADIYRNWAIANIINDCAADHNKYCYTDDHLGEFVLMPIGYYLPTAGEAYMTANNNLSPWIIHYQKIAGGHDTVEFDFEKPSATGLNKLVYIVVKKDQSREVKTLDLTGTTKASLSLSDFGDANAYLILVLYKEDGVGDYNLTWKASVSVPADQKQAALIASLLKQIDALKQQLAYLLAIKSGSSTVNTPTTVPTNTCGKFNTDLKYGMMNNADVRCLQQFLASQPGIYPLGLITGNYLTYTELAVSDFQDENGISPTGYFGPLTRAAVNGMRGY